The Bradyrhizobium sp. CCBAU 53351 genome segment TGTGCCGCAAAGCGAGACGCAATCGCATCGCCGCGCCGAAGCGCGTGCAGCACGCTGGCGGCCATCCGCCACGGCTCGCGCGCGACCCGATCGCCGCCCGGCATCTTCAGCGGCGCCAGATGCCCGAGCCGCCGGAACCGCGCGCCTTCACAGGCAAGCAGTTCGCCCCCCCAATTGCCGCCGTCGCTGCCGTAGCCGAACCCGTCAAGCACTAAGGCAAGCACCGGACCTGCGATGCCATGCTCCGCCATCACCGAGGCCGCATGGGCGTGATGGTGCTGGACCGCGATCAGCCTGGTCCCGCGTGCCTCGGCGAAACGGGTCGATGCCATGTTCGGATGCAAGTCGTGGATCAGGGCGACAGGCTCGACGTCGAGGGTAGACAGCAGATGGTCCACAGTTTCCTCGAAGAATCGGATGCCTTCTGCGGTGTCGAGGTCGCCGATGTGCTGGGAGACAAAGGCCTCGTTGCCGCGCGTCACCGCCACCGTCGACTTCAGCGCTCCGCCGACGGCAAGCAGGGGCGCCACCGAGCGCGCAAGCCGGACAGGCTCCGGGACATAGCCTCGCGCACGCCGAATGAACTGGGGCCGTCCGGCGACCACCGCAGCCAAGGAATCATCGGCGCGGGTGACGATGTCGCGGTCATGCGTGACGATGAGATCGGCGATGCCGGCAAGTCGTTGCTCCGCTTCGCGATTATCGATCAGCAGCGGCTCGCCGCTGAGATTGGCGCTGGTCGCGACAATCGCCCAGCTCTCGCCGACCGGCGCATGCGCCGCATTCAGCGCATCGAAAATCAGGTGGTGAAGCGGTGCGACCGGCAGCATGATGCCGATGCGCGCCAGCTCCGGCGCGATTGACTGCACAAGGCGCCCGCGCGACGTCAGCAACACGATCGGCCGCGGCCGTGACTCGAGCAGCGCAAGTTCGACAGCGTCGGCCTCGGCGAACTCGGCGACTGCCTCCAGCGTACCGACCATGACGGCGAAGGGCTTCTGATCGCGCTGCTTGCGCAGGCGCAGTTGCCGCACGGCCGCATCATTGTGAGCATCGCAGATGAGCTGATAACCGCCGAGGCCCTTGATCGCGACAATCTTGCCGCCCGCGACGGCGGCGGCGATCTCGGCGATGCCATGGCTGAGCCGCGGCCCGCATCGCGGGCACGCAATCGCCTCGGTATGGAAGCGGCGACTGCCGGGGTCAGCATAATCAGCGGCACAGGCTGCGCACATCGCAAAGCGCTTCATTGCGGTGGCCGGACGATCATAGGGCAGCCGCTCGGCGATGGTGTAGCGCGGACCGCAATGCGTGCAGTTGATGAAGGGATAGCGGTGGAATCGGCTTGCCGGATCGAACAGCTCGCTCAGGCATTCCCGGCAAGTCGCGGCGTCCGCGACGATGCGCGTCGACACCCTACCCTGCTCGCTGGTGCGAATCGAGAACTCCTCGGTGGCGGCGGCGCCGATCGGCTGAACCGAGATCTCGTCGATCCTGGCAAGCGGCGGCTTTTCCAGTGGCAGCGCGGCGACGAAATCGGACGCCCGCTCGCCTTCGACTTCGATAAGAACGCCGTTCGGATCGTTGGCGACGAAGCCGCCGAGGCGATAGCGGGTGGCGAGACCATAGACGTAGGGACGAAAGCCGACGCCCTGCACGGCGCCACGCACATGCAGGCGCAGCCGCTGTCCGTCCCGCGCTGTGGCCTTGTCGCTCATCCTCACTCCGCTGCCGTCATCTCGGCCGGCTTCGCCTTCGAAGCCCGCTTGCGGAGCCAGGCATAGAAGGCCAGGAAGCCTTCGCCGGTGCGCGCCGACACCGTCAGCACCTCGATCCTGGGATTGACCCGCCGCGCATATTCGATGGTCCTGGCGAGGTCGAAATCGAGCACGGGCGCAAGATCGATCTTGTTGATCAGCATAAGCGCGGAGGCAGCGAACATGTCCGGATATTTCAGCGGCTTGTCCTCGCCTTCGGTGGTCGAGAACACCACGATCTTGCAGGCTTCACCGAGGTCGAATGCCGCCGGACAGACGAGATTACCGACATTCTCGATGAACACGACCCCACCGTTCAGCCAGGGCAGCCGGTCATAGGCTTCACCGACCATGGCCGCGTCGAGATGGCAGCCCTTTCCGGTGTTGACCTGGATCGCCGGCACGCCGGTTGCGCGGATGCGCTCGGCATCGTTGGAGGTTTGCTGGTCACCCTCGATCACGCCGATCGGGAAACTGTCCTTCAGCTCACTGACGGTGCGGACTAGCAGCGAGGTTTTGCCGGCTCCGGGGCTCGAAACCAAGTTGAAGGCGAGCACGCCGTCGGCACGGAAGCGAGCGCGGTTGTCGGCGGCGAGTCTGTCGTTCTTGCCGAGAATATCGCGTTCGATCTGGATGATGCGATCGCTGCTCATGCCCGCGATCTGTTGGCCGGCGGCGTCTGCACTGCAGTCGAGCAGGCCCGTATCGCCAGGCCCATGATCGTGGCTTCCGTCGTGATGGTGGTGGTGATGGTGACCGGGGCCATGGTGGTGATGATGACCTCCATGAGCGTGCTCGTGATCCTGATTATGATCATGCGTATGTTCGTTGGACGCTTTGCCGTCGCTGCAGCCGCAGACCGTACACATCAGTCGACCTCCAGTTCCTTCACACGCATCTCTTCGCCGCCGGTGACCTGCAATTGATAGCTGCCGCAGGATGGACACGGCTCGTAGCGCTGCTTGATCTCGACGTTTTGCGAGCAGGCCATGCACCAGGCCGTGCCCGGCGTCGCGATGATCTCGAGTCTTGCGCCTTGCGCGATGGTCCGCGCCGCGACGGCCTCGAAGCAGAATTGCATTGCGTCCGGCGCGACATGGCTGAGCGCACCGATCTCTAAACACACCGCCTTCACTCGCAAGAACGAGCGCTTGCGCGCCTCTTCCTCGACGATCCCGATGATGCCCTCGCACAAGGCCATCTCATGCATGGCTGGCCTCGCGGAAGCTGACGCTGAATCCGACGCAGGGGTCGAACGCCCCGACAAGTGTCCGCACCGCGTCTTGGCCCTGCCGGCCGGCGGAGAGGAGCGCGCCCTTGAGGCTTCGCACCAGCGGTCCGCGTTCGTGAAAATTCCACTCGGTCGGAGCGATATATTCGAAGCCGACGATACGTCCTTCCTCATCGAGCTTAACCGCGTGATGGAGCCGGCCTCGGGCGCATTCCACTGCCGCTGCGCCCCGGCGCTCGCCGAGCCGATAGCTCGCAACGACGCCATTATCGGGAGCGTCCCGCCTGGCGTCCAGCCAACAGGTGAGCCGGGCGATCTCGTCGATGCGCGCTCTCACGCGCGCGGCGCCGCTAGCACTTAAGGACAAAATCTGTTCGCGCTGCGCCCGCCGCGCCCAGACGCCCGTTTCCGGAACCTTCCCGCAGAGTTCCGGCGCTTCGGAATAAGCCGTCCCTTCAGCCATGAGGCGCGTCACGATCTCAAGATCGTCAGCGGGGGTCAGAAAGAATTGGTCGGCCGCCGGCAATGACATCACCTCACGATCGCAGCGCGTCAGATAGGTGGAAAGTACGCTGCCTGGCGCCGGAGGCTGGTGTTCACCCGAAACTCCGAGCGCGCGGAGCGCAGCCTTGACGTGTGCAATGACATCGCGGCGCACGGTATCTGGCACGGTTTCAACCGCACCACTGAGAGTGGTGCTCGCCTGTATCATGCTTCGCACTGCGGGTGCGCTCTCCTGATCGAGTTCGAGGCCTGCGACGAACAGGCCGCGTATCAATTCAGTTAAGCGCTCGGCGACAACGGCCGTGAGACGATGCATCGCTATCGGCTTGATCGTCTCCAGCCCCTGCGCCGCCTCGATTGCTGAAAGGAAGGCCACTTGGTGGGCGACCGAGCATAAGGAGAACAGGCGCGGCAGCACAGGGATGAGCGCGCTTGCCGGCTTTCCGGCAAACAGCCTCGTCAGGGGAGGCCGGCTCCGTGGCCGGATAGCAACGTCCGAAATTGTGGTACCAGTGAGCCACACCATTATGTCAATTTCGTTTCGAAAGGGGCGACTCATCCCGGCCGCTCCGTCAAGGTACCGCGCAGGAAGCTCCGACGATCAATCGGGGTCGTCGGTGGTTCGCGCCGGCGGACCGCCTCCTCGCTGTCGGCCGGCAGCATCAGCTCGGCAAGAGCGGCGTCAGCCGTTGCTCGCGCCGATGCCATGTCCGCAAATTGGAACATTGGCGAGAACAGCGAGCAGCTAGCGATGCGGCCCATTTGCACCTCGCTGAGGGTAAATTCGATATCACCGGCTGGAAAGCGAATACGCACGGTCGCGCCCGACCTATCCCCAGCGGCGCTCGCCGGCATCACCACGTTCATGAACCAAGGAGTGACCATGATGCCGACAAACGTTCCCTCGAAGCGACGGAAACCAATGGCCTCAACATCGAGGGCCTCGTTGTAGATTGGCAAATCGCGCATCGCGCGCTCGCCGATCTGGCGATACATTCCTGCCAATAGCTCGCCCCATGTCACCGCGTCGGCGTCGCTGGGAGAGCTTGGCGCGCTGGCAGTCATGTTTCGATCGCCATGAACTTCGATTTCGGGGCGTCGCAGTTGGGGCATCGCCACTCCTCCGGCAGAAGTGAGAACGGTGTGCCGGGTGCGATCTGCGCCACCGCATCACCATCGGCCGGATCATAGACGGTCCAACAGATGCCGCATTCAAGCCGCGCAGCCTCAGTGACGTCTTGGCGCACGCCAAAGTTCTCAAAGGCGCTCATTTGAAATATGCCTCAATGATTTCTTGGAGCCGTTCGGCGGAATCCTCGAAATCTTCGTCTGCAGCAAGCGCAACCGTGGGTACCCCGCCAACTTCCAGCGTGTCGAGGATGATGGTGTCCATGGCGTTGAAAAACTGCACCGACCAGACATTGCGAATGCCAGTCGACAGCACCCGACAGGTGCCATAGCCGCGCGAGACAAGCTGGATCGGCCCGTTCCGAATAGTCTCCTGCAAAAAGCTCATATCCACCGGGCTCATCGGCAACAGAGTGAAATTGATGATCTGCGAGCGGATGCCAGGACGCCAGGCTAGCGCCCGCTCGCGGATCTCGGCGAGCACCGGTAGGACGTTCATGGCGCCTTCAGGGGCCTGTCCGATTTCGAAATCGGCGGCTGTCAGATCGGCTGCTGCGCGTCTGACGATCTCGGGAACAGCGCCTACTTCAATATATTCGGAAGCCGCGTCAGTTTCGATCCTGACACGCCAGATCCCTGCGAGCACCGATTCTTGAATCTGCGCCAGCGATCCGTCCGGCAGCGCTACGACGCCGCCGACCTCCCCCTCGCCGAGAACATCGGCGACGAGCTTGCTTTCGAGATCGTTGAGATTGCCGAGCCGGAACAGTTGCGAGGGTGCGTCCGCCCTTTGACCTGCAATGGCCTCCGCGATGTTGGAGAGCAGCGTGACGGCTTTGGGGCAGTTCTTAGCGAGCTCGACACTGTCTAATGTTGCGAGTCTTGCGAGTGCGCCGGCCGCCGTCAGGCTGCCACTTGAGGCATTGAGACTCTCTTCTCCGATAGGGAACACGCTGACGGGTTGCTCGGCGCCTTCCGGCGCATCCCAGAATCCGACCTTCATAGCTCGACACCTTTTGCGCGATGCTGGGGAACAATGGTAACGGCAATGGCTGCGCTTTGCCCGCGCGGGCGGTCGATCAGCTTAGTGATGCGGTCGACATAGACTGACCAATCCTGGATCTTGGCGATCAGCCCCAGCGTCTCGCCCTTGGCCACGAAGATAAGGGTCGGCTGCACTCGCACCCCGAAACGTTCGCCAAGCGCCTCTTCGGCATGGGGTGCAATGATCGCGGCGCGCAGGCGGCCTCCGAACGCCGTAACCAGCTCAGGCAGCACTACGGCGACATCAATGGCCTCCGGAAAACGGTTGGGATTACCCGCCGATAGCAGCACGGCGACAGCACCGGCTTGGTCGGCATGTTTAAGAAAATGATCGACGGTCGCGACATCGACCTCATTGAGGCCATGCCGACTGAGATCATGCCGTCCTACCTGGAATTCCATTTGACCTCCCAAAACAGACTTATCTTTCTGATCGGGATAGTGTTAGCAAGCTGCGTGCCAGGGACAGT includes the following:
- a CDS encoding hydrogenase accessory protein, translating into MEFQVGRHDLSRHGLNEVDVATVDHFLKHADQAGAVAVLLSAGNPNRFPEAIDVAVVLPELVTAFGGRLRAAIIAPHAEEALGERFGVRVQPTLIFVAKGETLGLIAKIQDWSVYVDRITKLIDRPRGQSAAIAVTIVPQHRAKGVEL
- the hybE gene encoding [NiFe]-hydrogenase assembly chaperone HybE, whose protein sequence is MTASAPSSPSDADAVTWGELLAGMYRQIGERAMRDLPIYNEALDVEAIGFRRFEGTFVGIMVTPWFMNVVMPASAAGDRSGATVRIRFPAGDIEFTLSEVQMGRIASCSLFSPMFQFADMASARATADAALAELMLPADSEEAVRRREPPTTPIDRRSFLRGTLTERPG
- the hypF gene encoding carbamoyltransferase HypF; this encodes MSDKATARDGQRLRLHVRGAVQGVGFRPYVYGLATRYRLGGFVANDPNGVLIEVEGERASDFVAALPLEKPPLARIDEISVQPIGAAATEEFSIRTSEQGRVSTRIVADAATCRECLSELFDPASRFHRYPFINCTHCGPRYTIAERLPYDRPATAMKRFAMCAACAADYADPGSRRFHTEAIACPRCGPRLSHGIAEIAAAVAGGKIVAIKGLGGYQLICDAHNDAAVRQLRLRKQRDQKPFAVMVGTLEAVAEFAEADAVELALLESRPRPIVLLTSRGRLVQSIAPELARIGIMLPVAPLHHLIFDALNAAHAPVGESWAIVATSANLSGEPLLIDNREAEQRLAGIADLIVTHDRDIVTRADDSLAAVVAGRPQFIRRARGYVPEPVRLARSVAPLLAVGGALKSTVAVTRGNEAFVSQHIGDLDTAEGIRFFEETVDHLLSTLDVEPVALIHDLHPNMASTRFAEARGTRLIAVQHHHAHAASVMAEHGIAGPVLALVLDGFGYGSDGGNWGGELLACEGARFRRLGHLAPLKMPGGDRVAREPWRMAASVLHALRRGDAIASRFAAQPQAARLSALLEQPGMPTTTSAGRLFDAAAGLLGVCTVQTYEGEAAMKLEARVREPRVVSGGWVIENGVLSLLPLLDRLVVDAPDPTDGAGLFHGTFAAACVDWISQAARETGLETVALSGGCFLNARLSTGISRGCIAAGLTPLLPRQLPPNDGGLSLGQAWIAGLQLLEHQGLEGTA
- the hypA gene encoding hydrogenase maturation nickel metallochaperone HypA yields the protein MHEMALCEGIIGIVEEEARKRSFLRVKAVCLEIGALSHVAPDAMQFCFEAVAARTIAQGARLEIIATPGTAWCMACSQNVEIKQRYEPCPSCGSYQLQVTGGEEMRVKELEVD
- a CDS encoding hydrogenase expression/formation protein, which codes for MKVGFWDAPEGAEQPVSVFPIGEESLNASSGSLTAAGALARLATLDSVELAKNCPKAVTLLSNIAEAIAGQRADAPSQLFRLGNLNDLESKLVADVLGEGEVGGVVALPDGSLAQIQESVLAGIWRVRIETDAASEYIEVGAVPEIVRRAAADLTAADFEIGQAPEGAMNVLPVLAEIRERALAWRPGIRSQIINFTLLPMSPVDMSFLQETIRNGPIQLVSRGYGTCRVLSTGIRNVWSVQFFNAMDTIILDTLEVGGVPTVALAADEDFEDSAERLQEIIEAYFK
- a CDS encoding nickel-dependent hydrogenase large subunit, with amino-acid sequence MSRPFRNEIDIMVWLTGTTISDVAIRPRSRPPLTRLFAGKPASALIPVLPRLFSLCSVAHQVAFLSAIEAAQGLETIKPIAMHRLTAVVAERLTELIRGLFVAGLELDQESAPAVRSMIQASTTLSGAVETVPDTVRRDVIAHVKAALRALGVSGEHQPPAPGSVLSTYLTRCDREVMSLPAADQFFLTPADDLEIVTRLMAEGTAYSEAPELCGKVPETGVWARRAQREQILSLSASGAARVRARIDEIARLTCWLDARRDAPDNGVVASYRLGERRGAAAVECARGRLHHAVKLDEEGRIVGFEYIAPTEWNFHERGPLVRSLKGALLSAGRQGQDAVRTLVGAFDPCVGFSVSFREASHA
- the hypB gene encoding hydrogenase nickel incorporation protein HypB, which translates into the protein MCTVCGCSDGKASNEHTHDHNQDHEHAHGGHHHHHGPGHHHHHHHDGSHDHGPGDTGLLDCSADAAGQQIAGMSSDRIIQIERDILGKNDRLAADNRARFRADGVLAFNLVSSPGAGKTSLLVRTVSELKDSFPIGVIEGDQQTSNDAERIRATGVPAIQVNTGKGCHLDAAMVGEAYDRLPWLNGGVVFIENVGNLVCPAAFDLGEACKIVVFSTTEGEDKPLKYPDMFAASALMLINKIDLAPVLDFDLARTIEYARRVNPRIEVLTVSARTGEGFLAFYAWLRKRASKAKPAEMTAAE
- a CDS encoding rubredoxin, translating into MSAFENFGVRQDVTEAARLECGICWTVYDPADGDAVAQIAPGTPFSLLPEEWRCPNCDAPKSKFMAIET